One window of the Shewanella litorisediminis genome contains the following:
- a CDS encoding efflux RND transporter periplasmic adaptor subunit — MTTFKQLLGLSLLAIGLSAHASQPLIVEHTEEDRYLTLDALIEPVQAATVSAQTSGRILKIHFDVNDTVPAGAALLEITSKEQGATLAAAEADYARAIAVNTEAQATLKRYQDLFPKGAISRGTYDEAIARAKSSEQAVTAANAAIVRARESLSYTTVYAPFGGVLTERHVEQGETVNPGQPLLSGFSADKMRAVMQVPGRYLDGLKTAGAVRVELADGRSIDSNDLTIFSFASPQSHSFQVRIQLPDNANVQPGSWAKASFVQGKRRMLLVPQRAIVSRGELTGVYMMQGDKAVLTQVRLGKQQGDRVQVLSGLNDGDIIAADAYAVNAR, encoded by the coding sequence ATGACGACTTTCAAACAGCTCTTGGGACTGTCTCTTCTGGCCATCGGCCTGAGTGCCCATGCAAGCCAACCCCTGATAGTGGAACACACCGAAGAAGACAGGTATTTAACCCTGGATGCCCTGATTGAGCCTGTACAGGCAGCCACTGTATCGGCGCAAACCTCAGGCCGGATCCTGAAAATCCATTTCGATGTCAATGACACTGTACCCGCCGGTGCTGCCCTGCTGGAAATCACCAGCAAGGAGCAAGGCGCCACGTTGGCAGCCGCCGAAGCAGACTACGCCCGTGCCATTGCCGTAAATACGGAGGCGCAGGCCACCCTGAAGCGCTATCAGGACCTGTTCCCCAAGGGCGCCATTTCCCGTGGCACATACGATGAAGCCATCGCCCGTGCCAAGAGCAGCGAGCAGGCCGTAACAGCCGCCAATGCGGCCATAGTGCGCGCCCGCGAATCCTTAAGTTACACCACTGTGTACGCGCCCTTTGGTGGCGTACTTACCGAGCGACACGTGGAACAGGGTGAAACCGTGAATCCCGGTCAGCCACTGCTGTCCGGCTTCAGCGCCGATAAAATGCGTGCCGTGATGCAGGTGCCGGGCCGTTATCTCGATGGCTTGAAGACCGCTGGCGCCGTCAGGGTGGAACTGGCCGATGGTCGCAGCATCGACAGTAACGACCTGACCATCTTCAGCTTTGCTTCTCCCCAAAGCCACAGCTTCCAGGTGCGAATCCAGTTACCGGACAATGCCAACGTACAACCGGGCAGCTGGGCCAAAGCCAGTTTTGTACAGGGAAAACGCCGTATGCTGTTGGTGCCCCAAAGGGCGATAGTGTCCCGCGGCGAACTCACCGGGGTCTATATGATGCAGGGTGATAAGGCCGTGCTCACCCAGGTACGCCTTGGCAAGCAGCAGGGTGACAGAGTTCAGGTGCTTTCCGGCCTGAATGATGGTGACATCATTGCCGCCGATGCCTACGCCGTAAATGCCCGGTGA
- the putP gene encoding sodium/proline symporter PutP: protein MSIDTPILVTFVGYLALMMGIGFWAYKATDSVDDYILGGRKMGPGVTALSVGASDMSGWLLLGLPGAVYLGGLGEAWIGIGLVIGAWLNWLFVAKRLRIYTQLADNALTLPDFFEKRFHDKAGVLRFVSALTILVFFTFYASSGMVGGAILFEKVFGLDYTAALVIGSAIIVGYTFVGGFFAVSWTDFFQGCLMLIALLIVPMAIFTNTDSHASIDSLSPEMLSLISENTTLFGVISLMAWGLGYFGQPHILSRFMAIERPDHLPVSRRIAMSWMIVSLMGALATGLAGSLYFAKEPLANAETVFIHLAQVAFNPWIAGLLIAAILSAIMSTIDSQLLVCSSVVTEDFYRKFRPEAKDKELMLVGRFGVLAIAVIAGVVALDRESSVLGLVSYAWAGFGAAFGPVVLLSLFWRDYSKTGAIATIITGAVTVVVWKQLSGGMFNLYEILPGFMFATLAGVVFSKLAAVDEQVTSAFDDFKQRL from the coding sequence ATGAGCATAGATACACCTATTTTAGTCACCTTTGTGGGCTATTTGGCCCTGATGATGGGGATAGGATTCTGGGCCTACAAGGCCACGGACTCCGTTGATGATTACATTCTTGGTGGCCGCAAAATGGGCCCGGGCGTAACCGCACTCAGTGTGGGAGCCTCCGATATGTCAGGCTGGTTATTGCTGGGTTTGCCGGGCGCTGTTTACCTTGGCGGTCTGGGTGAAGCCTGGATTGGCATTGGTTTGGTGATTGGTGCCTGGTTGAACTGGCTCTTTGTGGCAAAGCGCCTGCGTATTTACACCCAGCTGGCCGACAACGCCCTGACCCTGCCTGACTTTTTTGAAAAGCGCTTCCACGACAAAGCCGGTGTATTGCGGTTTGTGTCAGCCCTCACTATCCTGGTGTTCTTCACCTTTTATGCCTCGTCCGGCATGGTCGGTGGCGCCATCCTGTTTGAGAAAGTGTTTGGCCTCGACTACACAGCAGCGCTGGTGATTGGCTCCGCCATCATCGTCGGCTACACCTTTGTGGGCGGCTTCTTTGCGGTGAGCTGGACCGACTTTTTCCAGGGCTGTCTGATGCTGATTGCCCTGCTGATTGTGCCCATGGCGATTTTCACCAACACCGACAGCCACGCCAGCATAGACTCGCTGTCGCCCGAGATGCTGTCGCTTATCAGTGAAAACACCACCCTGTTTGGGGTGATTTCGCTGATGGCCTGGGGCCTTGGTTACTTTGGTCAGCCACATATTCTGTCGCGTTTTATGGCAATTGAGCGCCCTGACCATCTGCCGGTTTCCCGCCGCATTGCCATGAGCTGGATGATAGTGTCGCTGATGGGTGCACTGGCCACGGGCCTTGCCGGCAGTCTGTATTTCGCCAAGGAACCGCTCGCCAATGCCGAGACTGTCTTTATTCATCTGGCTCAGGTGGCGTTCAATCCCTGGATTGCTGGCCTGCTCATTGCCGCGATTTTGTCGGCCATTATGAGCACCATCGACTCCCAGTTGCTGGTGTGCTCGAGCGTGGTGACAGAAGACTTCTACCGCAAGTTCCGCCCCGAAGCCAAGGATAAAGAACTGATGCTGGTTGGCCGCTTTGGCGTACTGGCGATTGCGGTGATTGCCGGGGTCGTTGCCCTTGACCGCGAAAGCAGCGTTCTTGGATTGGTGAGCTACGCCTGGGCAGGTTTTGGTGCCGCCTTTGGCCCTGTGGTGCTGCTGTCGCTGTTCTGGCGCGATTACAGCAAAACCGGCGCCATTGCGACCATCATCACCGGTGCCGTTACCGTTGTGGTGTGGAAGCAGCTCAGTGGTGGCATGTTCAACCTGTATGAAATTCTGCCGGGCTTTATGTTTGCTACCCTGGCTGGGGTGGTGTTCAGCAAGCTGGCAGCGGTGGATGAGCAAGTCACCAGCGCCTTTGATGACTTCAAACAGCGGCTTTAA
- a CDS encoding VOC family protein, with the protein MAKVIGLGGIFFKSSDPEALADWYKAHLGMPVEHWGGCAFRALDLPKGSYSVWSPFAAGSDYFHPSRHPFMFNLVVDDLDAVLAQAAAGGAEVLPGREDTEFGRFGWFIDPDGNKVELWQMSVNS; encoded by the coding sequence ATGGCAAAGGTGATTGGCTTGGGGGGCATATTCTTCAAGAGCTCGGATCCCGAAGCCCTGGCTGACTGGTACAAGGCCCATTTGGGTATGCCGGTGGAGCATTGGGGAGGCTGTGCCTTCAGGGCGCTGGACTTGCCCAAAGGCAGTTACAGTGTCTGGAGCCCGTTTGCCGCCGGCAGTGACTACTTCCATCCTTCCCGCCATCCCTTTATGTTTAATCTGGTTGTGGACGACCTGGATGCCGTGTTGGCCCAGGCCGCCGCCGGTGGGGCCGAGGTGCTGCCCGGCCGGGAAGACACAGAGTTTGGTCGTTTCGGTTGGTTTATCGACCCCGATGGCAATAAGGTGGAACTCTGGCAAATGAGTGTCAATTCGTAA
- a CDS encoding OmpP1/FadL family transporter has translation MKYFNKTLLAAAVALASTQTMAAGFQLNSQSATGIGRAFAGDAVIADNASVLSRNPAAMALFDSAALSMGVTYADIDVTVKDVCLNGSAVCFGSEDAAAEAKIIPNFYYINPINDKWAFGVAAFSNFGTGTDVGSLASNVVQIPDRSTIPAPVDLLGNTEVVTMNLNASVSYRVNDQLSLGAGIDLIYGEGKLTREGQLPVPNVGMTNVNLVNVDADGWAVGGIVGAVYEFNADNRIGMSYRFSPEFKASGDISQFVPQAGAAANYDEIVIPLPDIFQVAGFHQLTEKFAVHYTAQLTTWGDFKEISLEDGRLGDVSIPSYQLKHYAWDDSWLFSVGGTYTLTDAWTLRAGYMHDKGVVNEISSISIPDSDRNWYTLGASYNLSTKSTIDFGVAFVRGENVEVLETSAIIGDVVAHTRSNATYYSMQYSYKF, from the coding sequence ATGAAGTACTTCAACAAGACACTGCTTGCCGCCGCCGTTGCTCTGGCCAGCACCCAGACCATGGCTGCCGGTTTCCAGCTCAACAGCCAATCTGCCACTGGTATCGGCCGTGCGTTTGCCGGTGATGCCGTGATTGCCGACAACGCCTCTGTATTGTCACGCAACCCTGCTGCCATGGCCCTGTTCGACAGCGCCGCCCTGTCCATGGGCGTGACCTACGCCGATATCGACGTCACCGTAAAAGACGTGTGCCTGAACGGCTCTGCTGTGTGTTTCGGCTCCGAAGATGCGGCCGCTGAAGCCAAAATCATCCCTAACTTCTACTACATCAACCCCATCAATGATAAATGGGCCTTTGGTGTGGCGGCCTTCTCCAACTTCGGTACCGGTACCGACGTGGGTTCACTGGCAAGTAATGTTGTGCAGATCCCAGATCGTTCAACAATCCCAGCTCCGGTTGATCTGCTGGGCAACACCGAAGTGGTTACCATGAACCTCAACGCCAGTGTCTCTTACCGCGTAAACGACCAGCTGAGTCTGGGTGCCGGTATCGACCTGATTTATGGCGAAGGCAAACTGACCCGTGAAGGCCAGCTGCCTGTACCAAATGTTGGCATGACCAACGTCAACCTGGTGAACGTGGATGCTGACGGCTGGGCCGTAGGCGGTATCGTGGGCGCGGTGTACGAGTTCAATGCCGATAACCGTATCGGTATGAGCTATCGCTTCAGCCCTGAGTTTAAAGCCAGCGGCGACATCAGCCAGTTCGTGCCTCAGGCTGGCGCTGCTGCCAACTACGATGAGATTGTTATCCCGCTGCCGGATATCTTCCAGGTTGCCGGTTTCCATCAGCTGACCGAGAAGTTTGCTGTGCACTACACAGCGCAGCTGACTACCTGGGGCGACTTTAAAGAAATCAGCCTCGAAGATGGTCGTCTTGGCGATGTCAGCATTCCGTCATACCAGCTCAAGCACTATGCCTGGGATGACTCCTGGCTGTTCAGCGTAGGCGGCACTTACACGCTGACTGATGCCTGGACACTGCGTGCCGGTTACATGCACGACAAGGGCGTAGTAAACGAAATCAGCTCTATCTCTATCCCTGACTCAGACCGCAACTGGTACACCCTGGGCGCCAGCTACAACCTCAGCACCAAGTCCACCATCGACTTCGGTGTAGCCTTTGTTCGCGGTGAAAACGTTGAAGTGCTGGAAACCAGCGCCATTATTGGTGACGTTGTGGCCCACACCCGCTCCAACGCTACCTACTATTCAATGCAATATTCTTATAAGTTCTGA
- a CDS encoding efflux RND transporter permease subunit: MTSDNLQHMGISGRIARAFQTSAITPLLALLALLLGMFAVMVTPKEEEPQIDVTFADVFIPFPGATPAEVEHLVTLPAEQVISEIKGIDTLYSFSQPDGALIIAIFEVGVKRNDAIVALYNQLYSNMDKLPRGAGVGEPLIKPRGIDDVPIVSLTLWSEATDITPEQLTHVARGLETELKRIPGTREIYTLGEHELVLNVRIDPAALSAYGLSYSDINRALSGNNQISMPVPLVQDNQEIKVQTGQFLRRLEDVQELVVAVRQGPDGYSEPVYLADLAEVSLKSDLPRAQVQHVTKDGSYPAVTLAIGKQTGMNAVDIADAIIERMAALENTLLPANVHATVSRNYGDTAADKSNTLILKLIFATTAVVILVLFTMGMREALVVGIAIIITLALTLFASWAWGFTLNRVSLFALIFSIGILVDDAIVVVENIHRHMAMGKKSMKELIPVAVDEVGGPTILATFTVIAALLPMAFVSGLMGPYMSPIPINASMGMLISLAVAFVLTPWLSGKLLKAHDHEGGAAGQESPHGGEDPRMVRIFTRLIGPFLNGKAGRKARLGLGLAIIGLIMVAVALPVMQAVVLKMLPFDNKSEFQVMVDMPEGTTFEETHKVLQALADELATVEEVQHIQLYAGTAAPMNFNGLVRHYFLRSSPELGDIQVNLRDKKHRSRDSHSIALAVRGPLKEIGRHFGANVKVVEVPPGPPVWSPIVAEVYGPNEAMRQEAAQNVLGVFNTTKDVVDMDIFLPAGQQKWQVLIDRSKAALLGVSYAEIVDLVATSVGGKDVSVLHLENQARPVPIRLQLEEGSKLDLDAIMGMTLPGSRGLVAVSELVTIRKGVIDAPIIHKNLIPMVMVVADMAGPLDSPLYGMFEMAATISDSEEMGYAQHYVNQPSGLTDVAVLWDGEWKITYETFRDMGIAYAVGMIAIYLLVVAQFRSYLVPLIIMAPIPLTVIGVMPGHALFGAQFTATSMIGMIALAGIIVRNSILLVDFINQEVERGVPFAQAVIHSGAVRAKPIMLTALAAMIGALFILDDPIFNGLAISLIFGIFISTLLTLVVIPVLYYSFMRHGHETE, from the coding sequence ATGACGAGCGATAACCTCCAACACATGGGGATTTCCGGCCGCATAGCCCGCGCGTTTCAAACCAGTGCCATCACACCGCTGCTGGCGCTCTTGGCACTGCTTCTGGGGATGTTTGCCGTGATGGTGACCCCCAAGGAAGAAGAGCCACAAATCGATGTGACCTTTGCGGATGTGTTTATCCCCTTCCCCGGTGCCACACCAGCCGAGGTGGAACACCTGGTTACCCTGCCGGCTGAGCAGGTTATTTCAGAAATCAAAGGTATAGATACGCTTTACTCCTTCTCGCAACCCGATGGCGCCCTCATCATTGCCATCTTCGAAGTGGGGGTAAAACGTAATGACGCCATAGTCGCGCTCTATAACCAACTCTATTCGAACATGGACAAGCTACCCCGTGGCGCAGGGGTGGGAGAGCCCCTGATAAAGCCACGCGGCATTGACGATGTGCCCATTGTCAGCCTCACCCTGTGGTCAGAGGCAACAGACATTACCCCAGAACAACTGACTCATGTTGCCCGTGGGCTGGAGACAGAACTTAAGCGTATTCCCGGCACCCGAGAAATCTACACCCTCGGGGAACATGAGTTGGTTCTCAATGTGCGTATCGATCCGGCCGCCCTGTCGGCTTATGGCCTCAGCTACAGCGACATCAACCGTGCGCTCTCGGGTAACAACCAGATCTCCATGCCAGTGCCTTTGGTACAGGACAATCAGGAGATCAAGGTACAGACGGGTCAGTTTTTAAGACGTCTGGAGGACGTTCAGGAGCTGGTGGTTGCCGTGCGTCAGGGCCCGGATGGCTACAGCGAACCCGTATACCTTGCAGACCTGGCAGAGGTTAGCCTGAAGAGTGACCTGCCCCGCGCTCAGGTACAACATGTCACCAAAGATGGCAGCTATCCTGCGGTCACCCTGGCAATTGGCAAGCAGACAGGCATGAACGCCGTGGATATTGCCGATGCCATAATCGAGCGCATGGCCGCCCTGGAAAACACCCTGCTACCCGCCAACGTGCATGCCACGGTATCGCGCAATTATGGTGACACTGCGGCCGACAAGTCCAATACGCTGATTTTAAAACTGATATTTGCCACCACAGCCGTGGTGATCCTGGTGCTCTTTACCATGGGGATGCGTGAAGCCCTGGTGGTGGGCATTGCCATTATCATCACCCTGGCGCTGACCCTGTTCGCCAGCTGGGCCTGGGGCTTTACCCTCAACCGTGTCTCGCTGTTTGCGCTTATCTTCTCCATCGGGATTCTGGTGGACGATGCCATTGTGGTAGTGGAAAACATTCACCGGCATATGGCCATGGGCAAAAAGTCCATGAAGGAGCTTATTCCAGTTGCAGTAGACGAGGTGGGTGGCCCGACGATTCTGGCCACCTTCACAGTGATTGCCGCCCTGCTGCCCATGGCCTTTGTGTCTGGACTCATGGGCCCTTACATGAGCCCCATCCCCATCAATGCCAGCATGGGTATGCTGATTTCGCTGGCCGTAGCCTTTGTGCTGACCCCCTGGCTCAGTGGCAAGCTGCTCAAAGCCCATGACCATGAGGGCGGCGCCGCAGGCCAGGAATCCCCCCACGGCGGTGAAGACCCACGCATGGTGAGGATTTTTACCCGCCTGATAGGGCCCTTCCTCAATGGCAAGGCCGGTCGCAAGGCCCGCCTTGGCCTCGGCCTGGCCATCATTGGCCTCATCATGGTGGCCGTCGCCTTACCCGTCATGCAGGCGGTGGTATTGAAAATGCTGCCCTTTGACAACAAGTCAGAATTCCAGGTGATGGTAGACATGCCGGAAGGCACCACCTTTGAAGAAACCCATAAGGTACTGCAGGCGTTGGCGGATGAGCTTGCCACGGTCGAGGAGGTGCAGCATATACAGCTCTATGCGGGCACAGCCGCCCCCATGAACTTTAACGGTTTGGTTCGCCATTACTTTTTACGCTCAAGCCCGGAGCTTGGCGATATTCAGGTCAATCTCAGGGATAAAAAGCACAGAAGCAGAGACAGCCACAGTATCGCGCTGGCGGTAAGGGGCCCGTTGAAGGAAATTGGTCGTCATTTCGGCGCCAACGTCAAGGTGGTGGAAGTGCCTCCGGGTCCACCGGTATGGTCACCCATTGTTGCCGAAGTCTATGGACCCAACGAAGCCATGCGTCAGGAAGCCGCCCAAAATGTACTCGGCGTGTTTAATACCACCAAGGACGTGGTGGACATGGATATCTTCCTCCCCGCCGGGCAACAGAAATGGCAGGTGCTGATTGACCGCAGTAAGGCCGCACTGCTTGGGGTTTCTTATGCTGAGATAGTGGATCTGGTTGCCACCTCTGTGGGCGGTAAAGATGTGAGCGTGCTGCATCTTGAAAACCAGGCCCGTCCCGTGCCCATTCGTCTGCAACTGGAAGAAGGCAGTAAGCTGGATCTGGATGCCATCATGGGCATGACGTTGCCCGGCAGCCGTGGCCTGGTGGCCGTGTCCGAACTGGTGACAATACGTAAAGGCGTAATAGATGCGCCCATCATCCATAAAAACCTTATCCCCATGGTGATGGTGGTGGCCGATATGGCAGGCCCGCTGGACAGCCCGCTGTACGGCATGTTTGAAATGGCCGCGACCATTTCGGACAGCGAGGAGATGGGCTACGCCCAGCATTATGTCAATCAGCCCTCCGGCCTGACCGATGTGGCCGTGCTCTGGGACGGCGAGTGGAAAATCACCTATGAAACCTTCCGCGACATGGGGATAGCCTACGCTGTGGGCATGATTGCCATTTACCTCTTGGTGGTAGCGCAGTTCAGGTCATATCTGGTGCCGCTCATAATCATGGCGCCCATTCCGCTGACTGTGATTGGGGTGATGCCAGGGCACGCACTCTTTGGCGCCCAATTCACCGCCACCTCCATGATAGGCATGATTGCCCTGGCCGGGATTATTGTGCGCAACTCGATTTTGCTGGTGGACTTTATCAATCAGGAAGTCGAGCGCGGCGTGCCCTTTGCCCAGGCGGTTATCCACTCCGGCGCCGTCAGGGCCAAGCCCATTATGCTTACGGCGCTGGCCGCCATGATAGGTGCCCTCTTCATTCTGGACGATCCCATCTTCAATGGTTTGGCTATCAGCCTGATTTTCGGGATATTTATTTCAACTTTGCTGACGTTGGTTGTCATCCCCGTGCTCTACTACAGTTTTATGAGACACGGCCATGAAACCGAATAA
- a CDS encoding YgaP family membrane protein has protein sequence MSLERSIMAFAGFMVLLSLVLTALVHHNFVWLTAFVGANLFQSAFTGFCPAAMVMKKLGVKSEAELCKLK, from the coding sequence ATGTCACTCGAACGCTCTATTATGGCTTTTGCCGGCTTTATGGTGCTGCTGTCATTGGTTCTGACTGCCTTGGTACATCACAATTTTGTCTGGCTTACCGCCTTTGTCGGCGCTAATCTGTTTCAAAGTGCCTTTACCGGCTTTTGTCCGGCCGCCATGGTGATGAAAAAGCTTGGCGTAAAATCAGAGGCTGAACTTTGTAAGCTAAAATAG
- a CDS encoding SIMPL domain-containing protein, producing the protein MDKSLTPAALVLGLCLAGGLGFIGHSITATATHLKALDRTVSVKGLAEQEVMANVAIWPVRFAEVDNDLANLYNTVQQKTDKVVAFLKAQGFSDDEITLTLPAIEDRNTQGYADPNIKYRYAARVTVSLYTHQVDKLLQARKQIGALARDGIAIGGNEYESRTEFLFTELNRIKPAMVQQATENAREVAEKFARDSSSSLGKIKNASQGQFIITDRDSNSPHIKNVRIVSTVTYYLTD; encoded by the coding sequence ATGGATAAGTCTCTCACTCCCGCCGCCCTGGTGCTGGGTCTTTGCCTCGCCGGTGGTTTGGGTTTTATCGGACACAGCATCACTGCAACCGCCACCCATTTAAAAGCCCTGGACCGCACGGTCAGTGTTAAGGGGCTTGCCGAGCAGGAAGTCATGGCCAACGTGGCTATCTGGCCGGTTCGATTTGCCGAAGTCGACAACGATCTGGCAAACCTCTACAACACGGTGCAGCAAAAAACCGACAAGGTCGTGGCCTTTTTAAAAGCCCAGGGATTCAGCGACGATGAAATCACCCTGACACTACCTGCTATCGAAGACAGAAACACCCAGGGCTATGCCGACCCCAATATTAAATATCGTTATGCCGCCAGAGTGACCGTGTCGCTCTACACCCATCAGGTTGACAAACTGCTGCAAGCCAGAAAACAGATAGGGGCGCTCGCCCGGGACGGCATTGCCATTGGCGGCAATGAGTACGAGTCGCGCACCGAGTTTTTGTTCACTGAGCTTAACCGAATCAAACCGGCGATGGTGCAACAGGCCACAGAAAACGCCAGGGAAGTTGCCGAGAAATTTGCCAGGGATTCAAGCTCCAGCCTCGGCAAAATTAAAAACGCCAGTCAGGGGCAATTTATCATTACAGATAGGGACAGCAATTCGCCCCACATTAAAAATGTGCGAATAGTCAGCACGGTCACCTATTATCTAACTGACTGA
- a CDS encoding DUF3379 domain-containing protein, protein MDELEFRRRAYGEPQCQDPEFLQAQQEASGRDAFVSDLKALDRKIAKALKVDVPDDLADKLLLRQQLTVHHKQRRRTTFLLAMAASVAFVFGLSFSLLRLGPVDLGEHALSHVYHEYKALHSDRDVNLGDLNASLVSVRGLESAHFSSVPGRVVFKAYCDFQGVRSLHLVLESDAGKVTLFIVPVEERMQLPPQFADNRYQGIGVKTDDAYLLLVGEEKSALEHIEQNLLQSFI, encoded by the coding sequence ATGGATGAACTTGAGTTTCGCCGCCGAGCCTATGGCGAACCACAATGCCAGGATCCTGAGTTTTTACAGGCTCAACAGGAGGCCTCTGGCCGCGATGCCTTTGTCAGCGATCTTAAGGCGCTGGACAGAAAAATCGCCAAAGCACTCAAGGTGGATGTCCCTGATGATTTGGCCGACAAACTGCTGCTGCGCCAACAGTTGACCGTTCATCACAAACAGCGGCGCCGCACCACGTTTCTGCTTGCTATGGCGGCCTCAGTGGCCTTTGTCTTTGGATTGAGTTTCAGCCTGTTGCGGCTGGGGCCTGTGGATTTGGGTGAACATGCCCTCAGCCACGTGTACCACGAGTACAAAGCGTTGCACAGCGATAGAGACGTCAACCTTGGCGATCTGAACGCCAGTCTGGTGAGTGTGCGTGGGTTGGAGTCAGCCCATTTCAGCAGCGTTCCAGGCCGCGTGGTATTTAAGGCCTACTGTGATTTTCAGGGAGTACGCAGCTTGCATCTGGTGCTGGAAAGCGATGCCGGTAAGGTTACCCTCTTTATTGTGCCGGTGGAGGAGCGGATGCAGCTGCCCCCCCAATTTGCCGACAATCGCTATCAGGGCATTGGGGTGAAAACAGATGATGCCTACCTGCTGCTGGTTGGCGAAGAAAAATCCGCGCTCGAACACATCGAACAAAACCTGCTGCAAAGCTTTATATAA
- a CDS encoding sigma-70 family RNA polymerase sigma factor, whose translation MFASLRKKFATGAVTSDMLTKQRRYDSLVRALHADVYRFAYWLCGDKHIAEDITQETFLRAWKSLDSLKDDKAAKAWLITILRRENARRFERKQFDYSDIEQDSLEDVLSHTTEDETEHYWLRRQIAKLEPEYREPLVLQVIGGFSGDEIAELLELNRNTVMTRLFRARNQLKDALEQPESRGQSNG comes from the coding sequence ATGTTTGCATCGCTGCGAAAGAAATTCGCAACCGGGGCGGTCACCTCTGACATGCTGACAAAACAACGACGTTACGACAGCCTGGTCAGGGCGCTTCATGCCGATGTTTACCGCTTTGCCTATTGGCTGTGCGGCGATAAACACATCGCAGAAGACATCACCCAGGAAACCTTTTTACGCGCATGGAAGTCTTTGGATTCCCTCAAGGATGACAAGGCAGCCAAGGCATGGCTCATCACCATTTTGCGGCGGGAAAACGCGCGCAGATTTGAGCGTAAACAGTTTGATTACAGCGATATAGAACAGGATTCTCTGGAAGATGTGCTAAGCCACACCACCGAAGATGAAACCGAGCACTATTGGCTGAGACGACAGATAGCCAAGCTGGAACCCGAATATCGGGAACCCCTGGTACTCCAGGTCATTGGCGGCTTCAGCGGTGATGAAATTGCCGAACTGCTGGAGCTCAACCGCAACACAGTGATGACCCGGCTCTTTCGGGCCCGCAACCAATTAAAAGACGCACTTGAACAACCAGAAAGCCGAGGTCAATCCAATGGATGA
- a CDS encoding rhodanese-like domain-containing protein translates to MNPLAKIWQLALIGLTLILTSNLAIAQDKDPATAWQLIEQGAMLVDVRTPEEYAAGHLEGAINIPYEVIATEFAKRAIDKDTSVVLYCRSGRRSGVANDALNAAGFTRVYNGGGYESLVQSGKSGQGDK, encoded by the coding sequence GTGAACCCATTGGCTAAAATCTGGCAACTCGCCCTGATTGGTCTGACATTGATACTGACAAGCAATTTGGCCATCGCCCAGGACAAGGACCCCGCTACCGCCTGGCAACTGATTGAACAGGGCGCCATGCTGGTGGATGTCCGCACGCCGGAAGAATATGCCGCAGGGCACCTCGAAGGGGCCATTAACATTCCCTACGAAGTGATTGCCACTGAATTTGCCAAGCGCGCCATCGACAAAGATACCTCAGTGGTACTTTACTGTCGCAGTGGCAGGCGCAGCGGCGTTGCCAATGATGCCCTTAACGCTGCAGGCTTTACCAGGGTCTATAACGGTGGCGGCTACGAGAGTTTGGTTCAATCGGGCAAATCCGGACAGGGTGACAAGTAA